The Gossypium hirsutum isolate 1008001.06 chromosome D02, Gossypium_hirsutum_v2.1, whole genome shotgun sequence region TCACTTGATACActtactttttactttttttttcaaaatttaataactatcgataaagtaataaaaatataaataatcctGTTAATAAAGTTTTGGGTGggttgataaattaaaattttaaaactttgtgCACCAAGTTTAAACCTTTAggggagtttttttttaaatttattattgaaattaattaaattacttactTCACTCTTTTAATAAAGTTTTGTTATCTAGTAATTTTCAACTCCactaatttgaaaataaagttTTGTTAATAATATGCACTCTAATACGTatcatcaacttaccaacatcaaattttaaaaatatttcgaAAGTTTAGAATATAGTCATGAACTGTATAATTAAGTTTACTGTCAcatgtttcacaagagtttaattgtTTGAAGAACCTCATGTTCAGTGCAGAATTTAATTCAAACGGATTATATTGATTCTATGAAGAGTTAATGTGTTGTCTTAATGTATTCGTTTAAAGGTGATTTattctactaaaaaaattaaaaataaaaaaaaattcatccatatattaatttaaagaaACTTTAAGTTGAACTTGAACGTTTGGGCTTAAATATTATGGTCTAAAGATTAAAATTTAGGATAAGacaacatttaaattttaaatttaataattttttaatttggtctttaaatttttttaattcacatTAATCATTGAATTTGacaaaatttttctattttagtcattGTGATAGCGAGACATAATATGAGAGTGTTACATCGTCACATTGAATCAAAATGGGAAAAAATTCCAGAACTaatgtgaacaaaaaaaaattcaaaaactaaattaaagaattgcaaagtttaggggtaaatgtTGCTTTTATCCCTGAATTTAGTTTAAGACACACTTAGCACAACGCTTGTCACGTTTAAATCACGTGATTTCGATTTGATCCGCCACGTAAGCCCGACATTTACATAACTTTTTTTCGttcttttgattttcaatttaaattaatttccCGCTCATTTCACagttccttcttctttttttttctttctctctcttcaTCTGATAAGACGCTAAAGCCAAAATTTGGGTTTCTCAAGAGTCtcgcttcttctttttttcagaAAGCTCCCAACAAAATATTATTCCCAAAACACCCTCCTCAGCTCTTTCAATTTTCGAATCAGAACCGTAACATCTTCACCATGAACCATTATCACATCTACGAAGCCATCGGTCGTGGAAAATATTCGGTAATATCTCCTCATTTCTCTCAGATTTCGACAAAAATTTTCATCGCTTATtttacttcattttctttttcttaatctCAATGTTTTTGTTAGAGTGTGTATAAAGGACGGAAGAAGAAGACGATTGAGTATTTTGCAATCAAAAGTGTCGAGAAATCACAGCGGAGCAAAGTTCTTCAAGAAGTAACATCGACTtctttttttcgaattttttgaTATGATTGGAATGATCAATTACtaatattgaaaatttagatGTTATTGATTTGATTTTAGCTTGTACTTATACTATGTATGACCTTTATGGATGTTAgagctgttttttttttcttttgaagatTTGAGATAATTTTGTAACCTCGATATTTATGCTTAATTCACAGCGGAGCAAAGTTCAGCAAGAATAACAtcgagtttttctttttttttaaaaaaaaattgagctgatttgaatgatttattaCTAAGATTGAAAATTAAGATGCCATTTATGTAATTTTAGcctgaaattttattatttatgatcTTTATTGAAGCGAGAGCTGGTttctttgtgtgtgtgtgtgtgtgtgtgtgtgtaataGTTTAACCACAATACTAATGTTTAATTACTAATGCTAATACAACATTAGCTTATATTTTACTGTTTTTACATTatctttttccatattttttcagGTTAGGATACTTCACTCTTTAAATGATCCAAATATACTTAAGTTTCACTCATGGTATGTTTATTTTCCAATTTAGATCTTTACTTataaatttttggtatattttcaaaatttctcaatTTCGTTACTTGTGTGTCAAGGTACGAAACTTCTGCACATTTGTGGTTGGTTTTGGAATTCTGTACCGGTGGAGATCTCATGACCTTGTTACGGCAGGTACTTACAGGTTACCTCctgtttttcatttcttttaaagcATGAAAGCAACTGTGAAATTTTATTGGTCTGATTAACTGAGACAGATTCAAGGATCTCGAATGTGGGTATGCTTGTTTAGAAATGTACGTTTGGGTTAcattttcaatctttttaatgATGAATTTCAGGATGGTAAGCTGCCAGAAGATTCAATTCATTTCTTGGCCTATGATCTTGTCAAAGCTTTGCAGTAAGAATATATGTTCTATTTCCTATTCAATTTGCAGTTAGTGTCTTGTAtgtcttttaatctttttaactctCTATGTTACTCAGATTCAAATGTGGGTGTTGGATATGTATGAGTCCAAAAGGattactttcaacttctttcaagatttttttatgtattaggaGGGTCCTTGGAATGCCATATCTCTATATACATGTTTGTAAATGTGTCGAATAtagatatttcaaaaaaaaaaaagttggagTAATATAGCTTTTGTGAGTTACTAATGGAAATGTTGGTTGTTGTTATTAGATATTTACATTCAAAAGGAATCATTTACTGTGATTTAAAACCATCAAACATCCTTTTGGATGAGAATGGGCATACAAAGGTACCTATTCAGCATAAAACAACTTTTTCATAAGATCGAGTTGCTATCATCCTACTTCCTACGCAATTGAGCTTTCACATTTGTGTATTAATTTGATGCAGCTATGTGACTTTGCACTTGCAAGAAAGTTGAGTGATATATCTAAAACGCCTTCTTCCATGGTAGGTTCATGTAACCATTGTAACATTCTGTGCACCCAAGACAGAATTAAATTGCCAATTTAATCAAGTTCTTTAAGTAATccttttaccttttctttttcttgtttctaaCTTGTTCATTGTTCTGCTTTCTACTGCTTAGCTGCCACAAGCAAAACGTGGAACTCCCTGTTATATGGCTCCTGAATTGTTTGAGGATGGAGGTGTCCATTCTTATGCATCTGATTTTTGGGCACTAGGTTGTGTGCTATACGAGTGTTATGCAGGAAAGCCTCCTTTTGTTGGCAGGGAGTTCACTCAACTTGTAAAATCCATCCTCTCAGATCCGCCTCCTCCACTTGAAGGAAGTCCAAGCCCGTCTTTTGTCAATATTGTTAATTCTCTTCTGATTAAAGATCCAGCTGAGAGAATAAAGTGGCCTGAGCTTTGTGTGCATGCCTTTTGGAGGAATAAATTTTCTCAAGTATCTTTACCACCTCAGCCCGCTTTTGAAAACATGATTGGGTTATATGCTAAACCATGTCTCTCAGAGCGTAATGGTGACCGATCTTCTCAAAGCAAGACCCCTCCTAAATATAGGGAAAAAGATCCAAAGGGGGCTTCAAGGAAAGATGAGAATTCTCTGGTGGGTTCAAGAGGTCATGAGACACCAGTTAAGGGTACACCAGTTGGCCGTAAAACTCAACCAAAGGCTTCTGGCAGAGGAGCGGAGGAGAAGCATAAAGATCATTCTAGTGCTATTAAGCGTGTGAATCTCTTGAGATTATCTAGAATAGCCAAAACAAACTTACAGAAGGAGAATGAGAAGGAAAATTACCGGAGGCCTGTCCCTAATAGCTCTGAGAATGAATCTGAAGTTAAAATTGAGAACACCGATATGGAACTTGATTTTGATGAGAACACTGAAGAGGAAGTGCATGATGAATCAGATGGGTCAGATGTCCCCACTTGTACGACTGAAGAGAAGATTTCAAGTCAGAATCAGGAACAATTCAAAGTGGAAGAGGGGGATAATAACGTTGACAGAGCAGACAGCCAAGCTGGGAGTAATTTGCCTGCCTCTGATGAATCAAAAACATGTGATCAGGAATCATCTTCAGATCATGTTGAAGTGGCTGCAACCCCACCTAGTGTCAGTTCTCAACACAGAAACCAGAGAATTAAGGAAAGTCCAGGGGCTACCCTTGAGTctgaatggtcaaaaacatccaatAGTATCTCCAAAGTTCTCTGGCATACTTCTGATCTTTCTGTAAGACCTGTAATGCCAAGCAGAAAATCTGATAAAATGTCAGAGGCACTTCCTTCACTACCATTTGAGGCATTGCATCCGTCTGATTTTGTAAGAATGTCGAAGGAAAAATTGGATGCACTCAACAATAGAATCATATCAATATTTGGAAGTGCTGGCACCGGTGAGAAGCAAAATGTGATTAGATACCTTGAGATGCTTAGTAATAACGCAGAAGCAGCCAATATCTTGACTAATGGTCCGATAATGCTCATGCTTGTCAAAATGCTCAGGCTGTCCAAGACTTCTGCTTTCCGTGTACAACTTGCTTCACTGATTGGCTTGCTGATCCGACATTCTACTTTCATTGAAGATGATTTGTCAAATTCAGGAATTTTAATTGCACTTAGTGATGGTCTTAGAGACTACCAGGAAAAAGTTAGAAGATTTTCTATGGCTGCTTTAGGTGAATTACTGTTCTATATTTCCACTCAAAATGAGCAAGCAAAAGATAACAACCCACTTGAATCTCCATCAAAAAACAACAAGCCTGTATCTGGCTGGCAGGTCTGTTTCATATGCCATTGCTCTAACTTTTTAGATGGTAAACCTGATAAGTGGAATCTTGATTTTTAATGATGTTGCTTTCAAGGTTTCATGTTTTAAAAAAGTCAGAAACTGCCAGTATTGATGTAATGCCTATTTGTTTCTTTCCCTGCTGATTTTCATATATGTTCCATTATTCTCCTCTTTATTGGCAGGTCCCAAATTCATTGGTTTCATTGGTGTCATCAGTTTTACGTAAAGGAGAGGATGATATGACTCAGCTTTATGCAGTTAGGACAATTGAAAACATTTGCAGCCAAGGAGGATATTGGGCATCTCGTTTCACCAGCCAGGACGTGATTAGTAACCTGTGCTACATTTACAGGGCTGTGGGAAAGCAAGAGAGCATGAGGCTAACTGCAGGGTCTTGTTTGGTCCGCCTTGTTCGTTTCAATCCCCATATCACTCAATCTGTTATAGATAAACTTTCACTCAAGGATATTGCATCTGCTCTTAATAAGGGCAGTCCGCGCGAGCAGCAAATCTGCTTAAATCTTCTAAATATGGTACTGCTTGGGAGCCATTTGTTCTCAAATATAGGAAGGTACCTTCAACCGTTGGTAGAGGACAAGAATCTGGTGCCTAGCCTAGTGTCTCTCATAGAACAAGGAACTGAAACCCTACGGGGCAAAGCACTTCTTTCAGTGGCTCTTCTTTGTAAGAATGGTAAGAGATGGTTGCTGCAATTCTTTTGCAATGCAAGGTTACTCCACATAGTGGACAGATTGGCAAAAGAGAAGGATAACTATCTACAGCAATGTCTAGATTCATTTCTTTATGAAGTGGCATCTACAGTTCCCGGCTTACTTGATAGTATAACCGGAGATATCCAGCAAATGATGGGAGGACGACGACATGGGCAGAACTCTGCCCTTACCAGTCGTGCTGCTGCAAAGAATAATGTTAATTTGTTCCCTGTAGTTCTTCATCTTCTTGAGAGTTCATCATTTAAAAGCAGATTGGTGACTCATCAGATCTTGCGGCAGTTGGCAAATCTTATCCAAGTTGTTGAGACACCATTTCAAGTAAGTAGTTTTATCTGAGCCATCCTTTGTTCTCATCACTGATTATAAATTTTTCAgatcatt contains the following coding sequences:
- the LOC107932155 gene encoding serine/threonine-protein kinase RUNKEL isoform X2, whose translation is MTLLRQDGKLPEDSIHFLAYDLVKALQYLHSKGIIYCDLKPSNILLDENGHTKLCDFALARKLSDISKTPSSMLPQAKRGTPCYMAPELFEDGGVHSYASDFWALGCVLYECYAGKPPFVGREFTQLVKSILSDPPPPLEGSPSPSFVNIVNSLLIKDPAERIKWPELCVHAFWRNKFSQVSLPPQPAFENMIGLYAKPCLSERNGDRSSQSKTPPKYREKDPKGASRKDENSLVGSRGHETPVKGTPVGRKTQPKASGRGAEEKHKDHSSAIKRVNLLRLSRIAKTNLQKENEKENYRRPVPNSSENESEVKIENTDMELDFDENTEEEVHDESDGSDVPTCTTEEKISSQNQEQFKVEEGDNNVDRADSQAGSNLPASDESKTCDQESSSDHVEVAATPPSVSSQHRNQRIKESPGATLESEWSKTSNSISKVLWHTSDLSVRPVMPSRKSDKMSEALPSLPFEALHPSDFVRMSKEKLDALNNRIISIFGSAGTGEKQNVIRYLEMLSNNAEAANILTNGPIMLMLVKMLRLSKTSAFRVQLASLIGLLIRHSTFIEDDLSNSGILIALSDGLRDYQEKVRRFSMAALGELLFYISTQNEQAKDNNPLESPSKNNKPVSGWQVPNSLVSLVSSVLRKGEDDMTQLYAVRTIENICSQGGYWASRFTSQDVISNLCYIYRAVGKQESMRLTAGSCLVRLVRFNPHITQSVIDKLSLKDIASALNKGSPREQQICLNLLNMVLLGSHLFSNIGRYLQPLVEDKNLVPSLVSLIEQGTETLRGKALLSVALLCKNGKRWLLQFFCNARLLHIVDRLAKEKDNYLQQCLDSFLYEVASTVPGLLDSITGDIQQMMGGRRHGQNSALTSRAAAKNNVNLFPVVLHLLESSSFKSRLVTHQILRQLANLIQVVETPFQGRDDFQITLLRVLESILEESPVILESPNIFTQGILPSLAVLYKGNKDGNARFLCLKIMFDVMVIFLNEPSLKDQSSEDLRLISNSHFLPLYPTLIEDEDPIPMYAQKLLVMLIEFDYIKIPDILDPKMVSKCFGFLLGDLTNANVNNVKLCLALASAPEMDPKLLSQLKVVRKIGNLLELVYAKDMEDFLEPTLGLFKAFLLRSSGNGFVYTKEPTQLLDGSFESSGSVNQQQCIRDIMDFGSNVGVLLDLSASHEPNIADVASECVVLLLKAAPREATTGFLTNLSKAGSILESWRSKGISHLLLNRLLQAVGYSCRQYLSHAMILSISAAEITRIQGIVSELKSSSIPGLANVASVVFSELQRLPRRI
- the LOC107932155 gene encoding serine/threonine-protein kinase RUNKEL isoform X1, whose protein sequence is MNHYHIYEAIGRGKYSSVYKGRKKKTIEYFAIKSVEKSQRSKVLQEVRILHSLNDPNILKFHSWYETSAHLWLVLEFCTGGDLMTLLRQDGKLPEDSIHFLAYDLVKALQYLHSKGIIYCDLKPSNILLDENGHTKLCDFALARKLSDISKTPSSMLPQAKRGTPCYMAPELFEDGGVHSYASDFWALGCVLYECYAGKPPFVGREFTQLVKSILSDPPPPLEGSPSPSFVNIVNSLLIKDPAERIKWPELCVHAFWRNKFSQVSLPPQPAFENMIGLYAKPCLSERNGDRSSQSKTPPKYREKDPKGASRKDENSLVGSRGHETPVKGTPVGRKTQPKASGRGAEEKHKDHSSAIKRVNLLRLSRIAKTNLQKENEKENYRRPVPNSSENESEVKIENTDMELDFDENTEEEVHDESDGSDVPTCTTEEKISSQNQEQFKVEEGDNNVDRADSQAGSNLPASDESKTCDQESSSDHVEVAATPPSVSSQHRNQRIKESPGATLESEWSKTSNSISKVLWHTSDLSVRPVMPSRKSDKMSEALPSLPFEALHPSDFVRMSKEKLDALNNRIISIFGSAGTGEKQNVIRYLEMLSNNAEAANILTNGPIMLMLVKMLRLSKTSAFRVQLASLIGLLIRHSTFIEDDLSNSGILIALSDGLRDYQEKVRRFSMAALGELLFYISTQNEQAKDNNPLESPSKNNKPVSGWQVPNSLVSLVSSVLRKGEDDMTQLYAVRTIENICSQGGYWASRFTSQDVISNLCYIYRAVGKQESMRLTAGSCLVRLVRFNPHITQSVIDKLSLKDIASALNKGSPREQQICLNLLNMVLLGSHLFSNIGRYLQPLVEDKNLVPSLVSLIEQGTETLRGKALLSVALLCKNGKRWLLQFFCNARLLHIVDRLAKEKDNYLQQCLDSFLYEVASTVPGLLDSITGDIQQMMGGRRHGQNSALTSRAAAKNNVNLFPVVLHLLESSSFKSRLVTHQILRQLANLIQVVETPFQGRDDFQITLLRVLESILEESPVILESPNIFTQGILPSLAVLYKGNKDGNARFLCLKIMFDVMVIFLNEPSLKDQSSEDLRLISNSHFLPLYPTLIEDEDPIPMYAQKLLVMLIEFDYIKIPDILDPKMVSKCFGFLLGDLTNANVNNVKLCLALASAPEMDPKLLSQLKVVRKIGNLLELVYAKDMEDFLEPTLGLFKAFLLRSSGNGFVYTKEPTQLLDGSFESSGSVNQQQCIRDIMDFGSNVGVLLDLSASHEPNIADVASECVVLLLKAAPREATTGFLTNLSKAGSILESWRSKGISHLLLNRLLQAVGYSCRQYLSHAMILSISAAEITRIQGIVSELKSSSIPGLANVASVVFSELQRLPRRI